The following proteins come from a genomic window of Chiloscyllium punctatum isolate Juve2018m chromosome 49, sChiPun1.3, whole genome shotgun sequence:
- the tmem141 gene encoding transmembrane protein 141 isoform X1, whose protein sequence is MVNLGLRRLEDSVAAKHPALQEYAACQSHAFMKGVGTFILGTSGMFITQRLLSKKLPFPMQWNVLLSVVAGSLMSYVVTRLETQKCSNLWVYLETGTMPHRPDEGISPDPSVNSFQWKHEETVRTGDQSRECGAGKAQLVRQQPRSRKIAISDIMKGS, encoded by the exons ATGGTGAATCTGGGTCTCCGCCGGCTGGAGGACTCGGTGGCCGCGAAACACCCG GCTCTTCAGGAATATGCAGCTTGCCAGTCGCACGCATTCATGAAGGGCGTCGGCACATTTATATTAG GTACCAGTGGGATGTTTATCACTCAGAGATTGCTGAGTAAGAAGCTCCCTTTCCCAATGCAATGGAACGTTTTGCTGTCTGTAG TGGCAGGTTCACTGATGAGTTACGTAGTGACACGCCTAGAGACTCAGAAGTGCTCAAATCTGTGGGTTTACCTTGAGACTGGAACAATGCCACATCGCCCTGAtgaag GAATCAGTCCAGACCCTTCTGTGAACTCTTTCCAATGGAAACATGAGGAGACCGTGAGgactggggatcagagtcgagagtgtggcgctggaaaagcacagctggtcaggcagcaaccgaggagcaggaaaatcgctaTTTCAGACATAATGAAGggctcctga
- the tmem141 gene encoding transmembrane protein 141 isoform X3, with product MVNLGLRRLEDSVAAKHPALQEYAACQSHAFMKGVGTFILVAGSLMSYVVTRLETQKCSNLWVYLETGTMPHRPDEGISPDPSVNSFQWKHEETVRTGDQSRECGAGKAQLVRQQPRSRKIAISDIMKGS from the exons ATGGTGAATCTGGGTCTCCGCCGGCTGGAGGACTCGGTGGCCGCGAAACACCCG GCTCTTCAGGAATATGCAGCTTGCCAGTCGCACGCATTCATGAAGGGCGTCGGCACATTTATATTAG TGGCAGGTTCACTGATGAGTTACGTAGTGACACGCCTAGAGACTCAGAAGTGCTCAAATCTGTGGGTTTACCTTGAGACTGGAACAATGCCACATCGCCCTGAtgaag GAATCAGTCCAGACCCTTCTGTGAACTCTTTCCAATGGAAACATGAGGAGACCGTGAGgactggggatcagagtcgagagtgtggcgctggaaaagcacagctggtcaggcagcaaccgaggagcaggaaaatcgctaTTTCAGACATAATGAAGggctcctga
- the tmem141 gene encoding transmembrane protein 141 isoform X4 — protein sequence MVNLGLRRLEDSVAAKHPALQEYAACQSHAFMKGVGTFILGTSGMFITQRLLSKKLPFPMQWNVLLSVVAGSLMSYVVTRLETQKCSNLWVYLETGTMPHRPDEGLLAEHLDLSIYHLSTPQKTNRK from the exons ATGGTGAATCTGGGTCTCCGCCGGCTGGAGGACTCGGTGGCCGCGAAACACCCG GCTCTTCAGGAATATGCAGCTTGCCAGTCGCACGCATTCATGAAGGGCGTCGGCACATTTATATTAG GTACCAGTGGGATGTTTATCACTCAGAGATTGCTGAGTAAGAAGCTCCCTTTCCCAATGCAATGGAACGTTTTGCTGTCTGTAG TGGCAGGTTCACTGATGAGTTACGTAGTGACACGCCTAGAGACTCAGAAGTGCTCAAATCTGTGGGTTTACCTTGAGACTGGAACAATGCCACATCGCCCTGAtgaag gtttgctcgctgagcatctagatctatctatctaccatctatcaacccctcagaaaacgaacaggaaatga
- the tmem141 gene encoding transmembrane protein 141 isoform X2, with the protein MVNLGLRRLEDSVAAKHPALQEYAACQSHAFMKGVGTFILGTSGMFITQRLLSKKLPFPMQWNVLLSVVAGSLMSYVVTRLETQKCSNLWVYLETGTMPHRPDEVTKDQNNGSVESTDIGKKTRYGDIMD; encoded by the exons ATGGTGAATCTGGGTCTCCGCCGGCTGGAGGACTCGGTGGCCGCGAAACACCCG GCTCTTCAGGAATATGCAGCTTGCCAGTCGCACGCATTCATGAAGGGCGTCGGCACATTTATATTAG GTACCAGTGGGATGTTTATCACTCAGAGATTGCTGAGTAAGAAGCTCCCTTTCCCAATGCAATGGAACGTTTTGCTGTCTGTAG TGGCAGGTTCACTGATGAGTTACGTAGTGACACGCCTAGAGACTCAGAAGTGCTCAAATCTGTGGGTTTACCTTGAGACTGGAACAATGCCACATCGCCCTGAtgaag TTACAAAGGATCAAAATAATGGCTCTGTGGAAAGCACTGACATTGGAAAAAAAACTCGATATGGAGATATAATGGATTAA
- the tmem141 gene encoding transmembrane protein 141 isoform X5: MVNLGLRRLEDSVAAKHPALQEYAACQSHAFMKGVGTFILVAGSLMSYVVTRLETQKCSNLWVYLETGTMPHRPDEVTKDQNNGSVESTDIGKKTRYGDIMD; this comes from the exons ATGGTGAATCTGGGTCTCCGCCGGCTGGAGGACTCGGTGGCCGCGAAACACCCG GCTCTTCAGGAATATGCAGCTTGCCAGTCGCACGCATTCATGAAGGGCGTCGGCACATTTATATTAG TGGCAGGTTCACTGATGAGTTACGTAGTGACACGCCTAGAGACTCAGAAGTGCTCAAATCTGTGGGTTTACCTTGAGACTGGAACAATGCCACATCGCCCTGAtgaag TTACAAAGGATCAAAATAATGGCTCTGTGGAAAGCACTGACATTGGAAAAAAAACTCGATATGGAGATATAATGGATTAA